The window ATTTCAATAACCGGGCTGAAATCCGTGGACTGCTCATCGAGGGCTGGAATACCGGCTGGGAATACTGGGGAACTGATTCGCTGGGCTTTTTCGATTTCACTACCCCCTACCCTGATTTCGATCTGCAGGAAGTAGCCGATTACGCCCAAGAAAATAATGTAGCCTTGGTTGGTCATCACGAAACATCGGGACAAGCTGCCCACTACGAAACCCGGCTTGATACTGCTTTTCAACTATATCAAGATCTGGGCATCCATCACGTGAAAACAGGCTATGCCGGCGGCGTAATCCCCAAGGGAGAATATCACCACGGACAATGGATGGTTCGCCATTATCGTAACGTGGTGGAAAAAGCAGCGAAGTACCAAATTGGCGTCAATGCTCACGAACCTATCAAGGCAACCGGGCTACGACGGACCTATCCCAATATGATGACCCGTGAAGGCGTTCGTGGTATGGAATATAATGCCTGGAGCGAAGGCATGCCTCCCGGGCATACCACTATTCTACCATTTACTCGTGTTCTGGGAGGGCCTATTGATTACACACCCGGCATTTTTGATATCACATTTGATGAATATTCAGATGACGAACAAGTAAAGTCGACCTTAGCTAACCAGTTGGCACTGTATGTTGTGCTCTACAGCCCCATGCAGATGGCGGCCGATCTTCCCGAAAACTACCTGACTGATGATGGAGAATTTCATCCCATGTTTCAGTTTATTCATGAGGTACCTGTAGACTGGGATACCTCACACATTCTGGACGCTCAAATTGGTGATTATGTAGTGACTACGCGGAAAGAAAAAAGAACAGATAACTGGTTTTTAGGAGCTATTACCGATGAAGAGGAACGTACAAAGAAAGTTTCCCTGGATTTCCTTGATGATGGCAAAACATACGAGGCTATCATCTATCATGATGGAGAAAATGCTCACTGGCAGGATAATCCCACCGATTATCAAATAAAGACCCAGGAAGTGACAGCTGGTACTACGCTTGAACTCTGGATGGCTCCGGGTGGCGGAACGGCCATCAGCTTTGAGGCGTTATAAAATTCGACGTCACTAAAACATCGAGTTATGTTTACGCTTTATCACCAAAAGTCGGATACTTTTACAAACTGGGTAGAAAACAAACTACAGGAGATGGTCGTAGCCCACAAAGTTGTTGATATAGATGAATATAATTCCGATTCCCTACCCGAAAATATCTCTACTGATGACTTGCCGATACTGAGTGATGGCCACAAGCATTGCTCATCTCCTGAGGAGATCAAAACATTTCTCGAGGAATTAGACAGAGACTTGCAGTTTAGTCGAAGCCTGACCTCTGATGCCTGTGTCATAGATCCCGATAACCCCAAGAAGTGTCTTTAAAAGCAATACCCTTTTAAACAAATTGGTTTGATATCCCAAGAAGGATCCATCCGGCAACAATAACTTCGGATGGATCTTTTTTTATTCCGGATAAATCGACTTCTTGGCAGCAAGCAGGGTATTTTTCATCAACATAGCAACCGTCATTGGCCCTACACCACCAGGCACGGGCGTAATCCAGCTGGCTTTTTCTTTCACACTTTCAAAGTCACAATCTCCCACCAAGCTGTAACCTTTATCTTTGGTTTCATCAGCCACCCGATTGATACCCACGTCAATTACCACAACTCCTTCTTTAACCATCTCTCCTTTTATAAACTCTGGCTGGCCAGCTGCAACCACTAAAATATCCGCCCCGATCGTATGCTTGGTAAGATCCTTTGTATACTTATGGCAAACAGTCGTCGTGGTTTTACCCTGTTCACCACTCTCTTTGTTCAACAGAATAGAAATAGGTCGCCCCACAATATTGCTGGCTCCAACTACTACGGCATGTTTTCCTTTTGTGGGGATGCTATAGTGCTTTAATAACTCGAGAATTCCTGCCGGTGTACACGAGCGAAAACTGGGTTGTCCCACCGTTAACCGGCCAACATTCATCGGGTGAAATCCATCTACATCTTTACGAAAATCAATAGATTCAATAACATCGTGCGCTGACAGGTGATTGGGAAGTGGCAGCTGAACCAAAATACCATCTACCGAATCATCTTCATTTAATTTATTTATAGTAGTTTTCAGCTCTTTGCCTGAAATCGTATCCGGCAACCGCATAGTATCCGTTTCGATCCCCACCTCTTTACAGGCTCGCGTTTTCGCTCCCACATACACATCTGAAGCAGGGTTATTACCCACCAAAACAACCTGTAGAAATGGTGGACGATGGCCCGCTTCTGTCCAGTCTTCTACATCCTGGCGAACCTCATCACGTGTTAGCTGAGCAACTTTTTTTCCGTCTATAATCTTTGCTGACATTCTAAGTACTTTTTATATCTAATATTAGCAGTCTAAATCATACGAAATACGAGATACGCACCTTTAGTTGATGCGTATTTCGTATTGCGTATTTTCAACGTTCAATATTGTACTTTTTCATTTTGTTATACATATGACTCCGCTGAATATCGATGGCTTGGGCCGTTTGTGAGATATTCCAGTCATTTTCTTCCAGCTTACGGATTAAAAACACTCGTTCGGCCGACTCTTTGAATCCCTGAAACGTATCCATGTCATCAACTAATTCTTCGATGGCATCTCCTTTCTTCTTACCTGAAAGTGTCAGCGATTGCACATCATCTTGGGTGATAGTGGAATCTTCAGCCAATAATCCCAAACGCTCAATTCCATTTTGAAGCTCACGAACATTCCCCGACCAGTTTTGTTTTTTAAGCTCTTCCAAGGCCTCATCAGTAAAACTGATTCCCGAAAACATAATGTCTTTTTGAGCCAATCGTTCAAGCCAATCCTTGGCAAGTAACGGGATATCATCGCGCCGCTTTCGCAATGGGGGTACATGAATAGGAATCACATTTAACCGATGATACAGATCCTCACGAAAACCACCCGTTTCAATTTCTTCCAGCAAATCTTTGTTGGTTGCTGATACAACACGGACATCTACAGAAATCTTTTGGGTACCTCCTACGCGAACGATGGCATTTTCCTGAAGGGCACGGAGCACTTTTGCCTGGGCATCGGGACTCATATCTCCCACCTCATCCAAAAAGAGGGTGCCTCCATCAGCTTGCTCAAACTTCCCAATTCGTTGACTTGTAGCCCCCGTAAACGATCCTTTTTCATGGCCAAAAAGCTCGCTTTCCAGCAGGTCGGCAGGAATAGCTGCACAGTTTACATCTACAAAAGTACCACTGCTGCGATCACTTTTCTCGTGAACCCAGCGTGCCACCAGCTCTTTTCCTGTTCCGTTTTCACCGGTGATCATCACCCGCGAACTGGTTTGCGCCACCTTATCGATGGTTTTCTTAATCTTTTTAATAGCATCACTTTCTCCAATAATATCAGGTACATCAGGTAGCCGTGATTTAATGCTTTTGTTTTCTTCCGTTAACCGATGCTGATCCAACGCATTACGAACGCTCACCAACAGTCTATTTAGATCCGGCGGCTTTTCAATAAAATCGAACGCTCCTTTTTTCGTAGCCTCCACTGCAATTTCGATGTTACCATGCCCAGAAATCATAATCACGGGAAAATGATACTGCTCGCTTTTCAGCTTTGACAATATTTCCATGCCGTCCATACCCCGCATCTTGATATCCAATAACATCAAATCGATACGATGATCCTTCAATATGCTAAAAACCTTTTCCCCGTTCTCAGCTTCAAGAACGTTATAATCCTCAAACTCAAGAATATCGCGCAGTGAATTACGGATACTCTGTTCATCATCCGTAATTAAAATTGTAGGTTTTTTTTCGGACATCAGCGGTTAATACTTAACGTAAATATTTTCCAAAATTTGCTCGTGAATAGAATCAATATAAGAAGTTTTCTGCGTGTAGTTATTTGTAACCACCGAAAAAACAAGCGGCTGGCCAGATATACCTTTCATATAACCACTCAAGCTACGCACCCCGGAAACATATCCTGTTTTACCGATGACATTTTCTCGGAGAGGAGAATTCCGAAATCGATGTTCCAGCGACCCATCCTTTCCGGCAACCGGCAAACTTTTTTTATACGTATCAAAGTGGGGATGTGATCTCATCCCAACCAATAATTGACTAATATTTTCCATTTTCAGCAATGTTGAAGATGACATCCCCGAAGCATCGGCTATCTCAACTTTCGTGGTATCCATCTGCATAGAATCAGCAAAATCTTTCACCAGGGTTAACCCAAGTTCAGTGCTACCAGCGGTGTTAAAATGCTCAGCAGCTGCTGTTTTTAACAACATTTCAGCGTAAAAGTTATCACTTTCTTTATTGAGTTGACCCAATAACGAATCTAACGATACCGATACATGCTCATGTAATACCTTGTACTTTTCAGTCTCCCAGTTTCGTGATTTTTCATCAACAATAATTCGTCCGTCAAGCTCAATAGAACCGTCTTCCAGATACTTCTTAAACGTATCCAGAAAAAATAGCGAAGCCTCTTTAATAGAGAGCGACTCTTTTTCCACATATCCCTTTGGAAGCTTACTACCCAACATGATAGTATTGGTGCCGGGAATACGGCGATAAAACTCATCATATTCCGTATCCGCTGGGGTTATCACCTGGTCGTTTTCAAAGTTCACATACTCAGTATCAAAAGGGAACCACTCAATTTCCGGCTTTTCCCCGACCTCTCCATTGGCATAGACCGTTAAATCAACGGCATTATTATTAAATGATAGCGCATTTATTTCCACGCCATAATAAAATGAGAGATCTTCCCAGCTCCACCCTTTCGGATAAGGATGCTCATCAAAGTAAGAATCATTACCTATGAGGTTACCCTCAATTTTCCGGATACCGCGCTCATAGAGCGCAGAAAAAAACTTATCAAAAACATGAAAACGATCTTCCCTGTAAAAACGTCCACTAATCGAAGGATCTCCCACCCCACGAATCACAATATCTCCATGCCAGGTATCTCCTTTTTGTTGCCCCAGCCCATACATTTTGGTACGAAAACGATAGTTAGGGCCCAACTCATCTAAAATGGTAGCAGAAGTTAACAGCTTTAAGTTCGAGGCGGGCCGAACCATTTTTTCAAAATTATATCCCTCCAAAACTTTCCCGGTTGTATCCCGAACAATCACCGACCAAAAGGCATCGCTGGCGCGACTGTTTTCAATCGTATTAACAACCTCAGGGGAATAAATTATTTGCTGCCCTCGGACCGAGCCGCCTAATAGCAATAGCGCAACAAATACACCTATGCTCAACCACGTAGATAACCTTTGAGGCATAACCCTTATTTAATTACTTAACATATTAGCCGTTTAGCGTAACGTGTTCTTCTTTTTTAAACTGTTCAATAATTTCTTCAGCCGTAGAACACTCTCGCAGGCGCTCCCGAAATTCGGTATTATTCATGAGTCGAGAAATCCGGCTAAGCATTTTGATGTGTAAACTATTACTGGCCTGCGGTCCCACCAAGAGAAAAACCATATTCACTGGCTCACTGTCAATGGCTTCATATTCAACGGGTTCTTTCAGAATAGCAAAAGCCGCATATGTTTGATTTATACCTGATGCTTTACCGTGTGGAATCGCCAATCCTTTTCCAACGCCCGTAGACATTATTCGTTCTCGCTCAAAAACAGCCTCTCTAATTTCATCAAGTTCTCCATCCGATACTAAATGTTCTAATGAAGAAATCATCCTGTTCAATATCTCAGCTTTATCTTTGGCTTCTAAGTTGGGCAACACCGTTTTCTCGTTCAACAAGCTGAAAATATTCATGCGAAAAAATCTAAATTAGTTATTTCATATGCAGTTCAAATATACTCATCGTTTTTCATCTGTTACAACTTAATTACAGCATCAATTTTTCGACTCGTATTTGGAATTTCAGTTTAATTCTTGGGAACAAATTTTGTAAACTTTGCTGATGGATTTTTTACAAGGAATAACGACAATTTTAGCCAAGGATTTACAAACCGAACTCCGGTCGAGATATGCCATAAATACCGTTTTGGCATTCGTGAGTGCCGCGCTGCTGCTCATCCTGTTTGCCCTTAATGCCGAGCAGCTGGCTCCCACCCCCAAAAGCGCACTGGTTTGGATTGTGATACTTTTTGCCGCACTCTCAAGTCTCTCGCGTTCTTTTGTAATGGAAACCGACCGTAAAACCTTTGACCTTTTGCGACTTCATTGTAACGCTTCGGAGGTTTTCCTCGGCAAGCTGTGCTACAATTTTCTCTTTACCTTATCGGTAAACATCGTCACCTTTTTTCTATACATCTTTTTACTGGGGATGCCTTTGGCAGATGCTACAGCTTTTGTGCTCGTTTTGCTTTTTGGAACAGCTGGCTTGTCGGCGGTATCTACCATGCTGGGGGCTATTGTTTCGCAGGCCGACCGTAAGGGTGCTATCTTTTCGGTACTAAGTATCCCATTGCTTTTTCCGTTGATTCTGATTCTTGTGCGAACCACAAAAGCAGCCTTAATTGATGGCTTTACCGATAATTACCTCAACGACTTTTGGGCACTGGTGGGGTATGCAGGTGTAACCATCACTGCAGGAATTTTACTTTTTGATTATATCTTTGAAGAATAATGTATTATGATCGACTATAAAGATCTTTCGTTTAGCTTTGGTGATCGACGGCTCGTAGGCCAATCTTTTGCGCGTGAGCAAATCGAACGTATCACCCACTCGGGACGCATAAGTCATGCTTATCTCTTTTCGGGACCTTCTGGCATTGGTAAAACGGCCTTTGCCCTTGCTTTTGCCGAGCTTATTAATGGTGTTGATCATCTTACGAATCTCGGTAGTCAAGCATTTTCAAAAAAATCCACCTGGTTTACCCATCCCGATATCCACGTATTTTTACCGGTACCTACCAATGTTTCGGTGGAAGAACTGCGCGAACGGTTAGAACTCCTGCGTGAAGATCCCTACGAAATTGTTGATTTTAGCCTGCGTCCCTCACTGACCAATGAAGAAAGCACCAAAAATAAACGCGCTTTTTATCCCATCGATTACTTCCGGGAAGAAATTCGTCCAACGGCTTACTATAAGCCTAACGAAGGGCAAAAAACGGTTGTTATAATGACCGGCATTGAAAACATGAAAAAAGAAGCTGCCAACTCTTTTCTAAAACTGTTAGAAGAACCCGCAGAAGATCTCATCTTTTTACTTACAACTGATCATACCGAGGCGCTGTTACCAACAATTATTTCACGATGCCAACACATTCAGTTGTCGCCACTCAAAACAGACGAAATCAAACGAGCATTAATCGAACATGACGATGTGCCCGAAAACGAAGCCTCCTATTTAGCGCGGGTTTCGGGCGGCAATTATGCTATGACGCGCTTTTTTGATGTGGATACCTTAAAAAGCACGCGAGAAGCTATTATTGAATATCTGAGATACGCTTATATGCAAGATGCGGTTAATATTACTGAAACAGCACAAGATTGGCAGAGTGAGCAGAATCTTGAAGGACAAATTGCGATTTTAAATGTCATGGAGGTCTTTCTCCGCGACTTGCTTGTTTACCGGTCAACACAAAAGAAAGAGCTCATTACCAATGCCGATCAAATTGATGTCATCAAGAAGTTTTGCGAAACGCTTGCGGACGCCCGGCTTGAAGATATGATTGAACAGGTTAACGAATGTAAACCTATGGTGTATCAAAACGTACAGCCCAAGCTTATCTTTACCGTCTTGGCCCTCCGATTCTCTCACTTGATGAGAGACAGCGATCCCGTTATCAGCAAAAATAATTCATGGAAACACTTACCCGCTTTTTCTGAATGATGAATAATTCCGGACACGACATATTCTTCACAAAAATGCAGGCCGCTGGCAACGACTTTGTGGTTATCGATAACCGTTCAAAAACCTATACTAAAGATCAGCTTATTGCCCTGGCTCCCGACATTTGTGATCGAAGGTTTGGTGTGGGATCAGACGGTATTCTGGCGTTGTTTCCCTCAGAGCGAAAAGAGGTTGACTATACCATGTTCTACCGAAATCCCGACGGCAGCGATGCCGGAATGTGCGGCAACGGTGCAAGGTGCATGGCATTATTTGCACAGTCCTTGGGCTTTGCTGACAAGCATACCTTTAATGTACATGACAACATTTATGAGGCTCATATTTTAGCTGAGGATACCGTTTCTGTTGCCTTCCCTATGGAAGCGTCGGTTGAGGAGCTAACGCTTGATGACGAGCAATTATACGCTATTCATACCGGCACTCAGCATTTGGTTCTTCCCGTAGAAAAGCAGGAGTTAGAAGAGGAGAAAACTCTTGTTCAGCAGGGACGTCATTTGCGGTACCATAAACACTTTGCTCCAAAAGGGACTAATGTAAATTTTATCTATGGAGCCCACGATACTGCTCTTCACCTTCAAACGTATGAGCGTGGTGTTGAAGATTTAACACTGGCCTGTGGCACCGGTGCCATTGCCTCGGCCCTTGTCTGGCATCATCTGCAAAACAATACTTCGACAGCAGGGAAATACTCTGTAGATACAAAAGGAGGCACCCTAAATGTTCACTTTGCTTTTGATGTTAACAATAAGACATACCGTAATATTAAACTCGAAGGTCCGGCCCACTTTGTTTTTAAAGGATCATATCTGCAATAAGATATCTATACTCATCATTTTGGGGATTATTTTGGGAGGTTGTGCCCCTTCCAATACATCTCAGAATCATAAAAAAACATCCCAAACTAAACCTCTTGAGGGAGCATTTTCCCTCCCCCAGCAGAAGGCATCTCCAAATGACATCCAAAGCATTCAACTACATCCCAAAGGGCAACCCGGACAAGCCCCCATCATTCGGTTGAACTCAAAACAACAGCTGGAACTTTCTTTTGATTATCTGGGAAGCCAAAATCGTCAGTTTCGAGTCACGGTTGTTCATTATGATCAGGACTGGCAGCAAAGCAGCATTGGCCCTAACACCTATCTCGACAGTTTTTCTGAGACAACTATAACATCTTCGCAAGCAAGTTTCGGGCAACGCCCTTCGTATCATCATGTGCAATTTTCTTTCCCTAATAATGAACTGCGTCCAGCAGTAAGTGGAAATTTTCTACTGGAAGTCCGTTCTACTGATGATAATACGCTTCTATTTTCAATGCCCTTTTTTGTCACTGAAGATGAGGGGGCAATTAAAACAGAGATTAAACAGCAATTTACCCAACGACGTGATGGACGTCCTCTTAACCAACTATTTAGCACCTACCGTTATCCTGGCTTTGTAGAATATCCGCAATTTGATTTGGGAATGTCGTTTGCGCACAATCAATTTTGGGGACAAACAAAAATTGTAAAATCCCTTGATACGATTACCCCCGGTGAACTCAGGGGATATATCGAAGACGAAAATGCTTTTATCGGAAACTATGAATTCAAGCATCTTAACCTTCAAGATTTTACAGCAGATGGGCGGCAAATTATAGAATATCAACCCGACACCATACCACCCAAAATCACTTTACGGAGAGATGTGCAAAATCTCGATTTTAATCCACGTTTCGAAAGATCAGATTTATTTCAAAAGGGACCGAGTGATGGGCACAACAACCAATATGCCCAAGTCAAATTTCAACTGGAGACTGTTGATAGTATTCCTCACTCATCGGATATCTACGTAGTTGGAGACTTCAACAACTGGATACTTAATGAGCAAAACAAAATGGATTATGACAATACGGAGCAGTTATGGAAAGGTAACGCACTCATCAAGCAGGGCTCTTATGCTTATAAATATGTTATTGTTGATAACAACCGGATTGATGATCTGAACCTCGATCAAGGATTTTTATCAAGCCGACAAATATATTTCACCTTCATCTATTTTAATGATCCTGACCGACATTTTGATCGACTATTGAAAGTAGATCGAATCATAAAGTAACGACATATCTAAACAAAAAGTCTCCAACACCTACATGCCGGAGACCTTTTATCCCATCTAACAAATGAGCATTCTAAAAATCTAAGCCAATGGTTATATAGTGGATAGGATCGCTGTCAAATCCGCCACGATAGTATGGCCAACCTACATCGTAACGAAGCGGAAATCCAAACAAAATTGTTCGCAGACCAAATCCCGCTCCCATTAAGATATCACCATCATTAGCCGGGACATTAAATGTGCCATTCCCTGTATCAACTTGACGTTGTGTTCTTTTACTCACCCGAAAATCAAGGTCACTCTCATTGAGTACCTCTTCGTCACGATTTCCAGCTTGATTACGATATTCAAAGACTACATCCTGTCCCCAAGCCATACCGGCATCCCAGAAAGCGACTCCTGTTAGGTTATACAGTGGCAAAATGGGAATAGGTCCGGGTAGTATAGCTGCAAACAGTGGAAAGCGGAACTCCGCGTTCATCAAAGAAAACCGATCACCATAGATCGAATTATAGGGATGCCCTCGTAACGGCAGCGCGGGTAAGGTGAAAAATGTACTGCCAAAACGGTCGGAAGGAATACTTCGTCCCGAATATCGCGCATTAATCCATCCAAGCATACCCCCCATAAAGAAGGTCTGCGCATCTCGTCCAAAAGAAGCTGCTCCCGAACCACGAAATGCTAATGAATATCGGGATCCCAAATTAAAATACTTCCGGTAGTCGCCCAGTATAGAAGCAAACTGTAAAGTCTCATTCGTGATGGGCGGACTCCCTGTTAAACTAATTGAATAACGCGACCCTCCGGCGGGAGCCAAATAACCGGGGAGCGTTTTATCACTGGTGTAAACAATCTGCGGATATGCAAAAGAGGTTGATTCATTTTGAGTAATATCAGCATAAGCAACGCTGTAGTCCTGGGCTACCCCAATCATCGAGATTCCGGCATCAATACGGCGAAATTTATCAATAGGATATTGCATGTTCACCCCACCCCCAAACGAGCGAAAGCGATATAACTGGCCGGAAAAATCCTGGAAGTTGTTAGCATTATGAAAAAAGGTAAACTGCCAGTTTGTCCTGTTTTCTAAATACGCATATTGCAAGAAATAGGTACTATTTCTCAAATCCAGGTTCAAATTCGTACCAAATGCAATTTGATGGTTCCCTAAAAGGTCACTGAACTGTATCTGGGTAATACCATACGTTCCATATGAGGTGGATATATTTCCGCCTGCATAAATAATATCGGTACTGAAACGCAGGCGATATTCTTGCGGAATATATCGTCCATCCTCGGTCCGATTTCCTTCAAGGTTAAATTTTGCCTCATCCATGTATTCAGCCACAAAAGCCGTGTCTTCTTCTACCGAAGAGTCAAATACATAATTACGAAAATCAAAATTATCACCCTCTTCTTGCTCGGTAGTATCTTGGACCGTTGCCATCGTATCTTGCACAGTTGCACTCGTATCTACGATCGCCTCTTTGGGTTCCGGATCAACTTGAGAAGCAACAGCATCTGTCAAGCTTGTTTGGCTTAATGGCTCCTTCGTAAGCATATTTTGGACATATCTTGTAGCCGGCACACGCTCACCTTGTGATTCCTGTGCCCGTCGTTTCGCCCATTGGTTGGGCTCCAAAGGCTGATCCTTAATGCGACTTAACGGCGATTGAATCATAAAAATATCCAATGCCCCTTCATTAATCGAATTCACCGCTAACCGACTGGCATCAGCACTAATTGACATCTGCATAACTCCAGTTTGCAGATCCGTTATGGGCGATGAAGTTCGATCCTCTAAATTCATCAAATAAACGTTGGGGATACCGTTTTCATCAGAAATATAAAAGAGTTTTCCATCTCTGCTTGTCGCCGGCTGGTTTTCATTCCACTGAGGCGTTTTCGTAAGGCGATCAGCCCGGGCATTACCAATCTTTACCGCGTAAATATCTGAGCTATATATATCCTCGCTCATCAACAGCCGGGACGTATTTTTTACATTATTCAGACGGACATTGTCACCTCGGTGCGATACAAAATAGATCGTTTCAGAATCAGCCCCCCAAGCCGGTTCGTAATCAGAATACACATCATTCGTTACGTTACTAAACTCCTGCGTTTGCAGATTGTAGACATAAATATCTTTGTTGGGACCAATATTACCGTCAAACGTAATTTTATTTCCATCTGGTGACCACGCTACTGAACCGATCGCATCCACTTTGGGAAAACGAACCATCTGCACTTTACCTGTTTCATAATCGACAATGGCTAAGTTATCATTCCCTTTTGATTTTGTAGAAAGCGCAATTTTTCGTCCATCAGGGGACCAGGTCAAGTTGGGATTCAAAATATTCAACTCTTCAAAGTTGATGTTATCTTCTCCCTTAATAAGCGTCTTAATCTTTTCGCCGGTGATTGCACTAATAACCACAACATCAAAATAGCCACGCTTATTGGTGATCATTGCTATTTTATCGCCTTGGGGAGATACAGCGGGACTGGTATTATATGATCCTGATTTGCCACGTTCTGTCACATGATCCGCAAACGAAGTGATATCTTCGCGATTGGCTACCTCCGGTAAATACCGTTTGCGATAAAAATCTTGCCAACGTTTTGACAATTCCTCAAGGCT of the Fodinibius sp. Rm-B-1B1-1 genome contains:
- the dapF gene encoding diaminopimelate epimerase yields the protein MMNNSGHDIFFTKMQAAGNDFVVIDNRSKTYTKDQLIALAPDICDRRFGVGSDGILALFPSERKEVDYTMFYRNPDGSDAGMCGNGARCMALFAQSLGFADKHTFNVHDNIYEAHILAEDTVSVAFPMEASVEELTLDDEQLYAIHTGTQHLVLPVEKQELEEEKTLVQQGRHLRYHKHFAPKGTNVNFIYGAHDTALHLQTYERGVEDLTLACGTGAIASALVWHHLQNNTSTAGKYSVDTKGGTLNVHFAFDVNNKTYRNIKLEGPAHFVFKGSYLQ
- a CDS encoding type IX secretion system plug protein domain-containing protein, giving the protein MFLKDHICNKISILIILGIILGGCAPSNTSQNHKKTSQTKPLEGAFSLPQQKASPNDIQSIQLHPKGQPGQAPIIRLNSKQQLELSFDYLGSQNRQFRVTVVHYDQDWQQSSIGPNTYLDSFSETTITSSQASFGQRPSYHHVQFSFPNNELRPAVSGNFLLEVRSTDDNTLLFSMPFFVTEDEGAIKTEIKQQFTQRRDGRPLNQLFSTYRYPGFVEYPQFDLGMSFAHNQFWGQTKIVKSLDTITPGELRGYIEDENAFIGNYEFKHLNLQDFTADGRQIIEYQPDTIPPKITLRRDVQNLDFNPRFERSDLFQKGPSDGHNNQYAQVKFQLETVDSIPHSSDIYVVGDFNNWILNEQNKMDYDNTEQLWKGNALIKQGSYAYKYVIVDNNRIDDLNLDQGFLSSRQIYFTFIYFNDPDRHFDRLLKVDRIIK
- a CDS encoding peptidase MA family metallohydrolase, translating into MQFSQFVRRFTVFLFLGIFIGGIINEAQAQYFSFGKNRVQYNDFKWKYIQSEHFDIYYYQTKNYDLANFTAYTMEAALQQLSEDFDHEIADRIQVIIYDSHNDFSQTNVVPLPVDAEGIGGVTDAYKNRITMPFNGNYAEFRSTLHHELEHAVINDMFYGGNVQSRLSGNALQIPLWFNEGMAEYTSLGWDTNTDMWIRDATINNYLPPINRLGGYFAYRGGQSVWNYIAEEYGRPKITEIMQTLHNQRNLEVTIQRTLGLSLEELSKRWQDFYRKRYLPEVANREDITSFADHVTERGKSGSYNTSPAVSPQGDKIAMITNKRGYFDVVVISAITGEKIKTLIKGEDNINFEELNILNPNLTWSPDGRKIALSTKSKGNDNLAIVDYETGKVQMVRFPKVDAIGSVAWSPDGNKITFDGNIGPNKDIYVYNLQTQEFSNVTNDVYSDYEPAWGADSETIYFVSHRGDNVRLNNVKNTSRLLMSEDIYSSDIYAVKIGNARADRLTKTPQWNENQPATSRDGKLFYISDENGIPNVYLMNLEDRTSSPITDLQTGVMQMSISADASRLAVNSINEGALDIFMIQSPLSRIKDQPLEPNQWAKRRAQESQGERVPATRYVQNMLTKEPLSQTSLTDAVASQVDPEPKEAIVDTSATVQDTMATVQDTTEQEEGDNFDFRNYVFDSSVEEDTAFVAEYMDEAKFNLEGNRTEDGRYIPQEYRLRFSTDIIYAGGNISTSYGTYGITQIQFSDLLGNHQIAFGTNLNLDLRNSTYFLQYAYLENRTNWQFTFFHNANNFQDFSGQLYRFRSFGGGVNMQYPIDKFRRIDAGISMIGVAQDYSVAYADITQNESTSFAYPQIVYTSDKTLPGYLAPAGGSRYSISLTGSPPITNETLQFASILGDYRKYFNLGSRYSLAFRGSGAASFGRDAQTFFMGGMLGWINARYSGRSIPSDRFGSTFFTLPALPLRGHPYNSIYGDRFSLMNAEFRFPLFAAILPGPIPILPLYNLTGVAFWDAGMAWGQDVVFEYRNQAGNRDEEVLNESDLDFRVSKRTQRQVDTGNGTFNVPANDGDILMGAGFGLRTILFGFPLRYDVGWPYYRGGFDSDPIHYITIGLDF